The following DNA comes from Anastrepha obliqua isolate idAnaObli1 chromosome 1, idAnaObli1_1.0, whole genome shotgun sequence.
agaaattctctaGCCTACATCCCTTTTCTCTTCTTCACtatatcaacagcactggatggctgtagacggtttttctcttcccaaaaatttttctttgtacaggtagtggtccacattatggtatcaaaatggtacgtaagtgctacttgaagtgtgcttGTGGTACTTTTGCCATTTTATCTACCTAGGAAACATTTTTCGTTGATAAGTTGTTTGTGGGGAGGATGAGAACAGGGAACATACAAATCAAGAAGAGACTAAGAATCATTTCGCGCTACCTAAACTCGGCCaggttatttcaaaaaaataattattttcttgctttattttgctttttgggtgatattaaaaaatttatataaaaagagaTATTATCCCATAGCCATATATTACCATTTACCGTGGAAAGCTCCCAATAAACCAATTTCCAGTTAGTCACAATATAACAGTATATCAACAGCGTTATTGTTGTCTTTGGTTTTTACACTTTTTGCTACCTTAGTCGGTCTTACACAGCCTCTATGTTGGCAACTCAATTCCATTGTAGCATCCGGTTGCTGGTTGCCGGTTGCCGTTGCAAAGTAGATCGCCATAAAGCAGGAAGTTTTGCGTAACTGCAACCAAATAGGATTGTCGTCAATGACTGCCTGCAATTTGCATGTTGCACAAGCAGATGATATTGCTGGGCGCTTACGAATGTCTGTATGTAATTGATGTTATTGCTGCACCTACAGTTGCAGCAGCACTGGTTTTTTTCAAGGAATGGCATTGCCACTCAATGATGCGTTGTTAAATGCTAACTGTGTGGTATTGAAGCATTGAAACATTGAAGCAAGTGTAGTTATTGAAGGTCGAATGGTTTGTAAAATGgaatataaaattgaagaaTTGGTCATTTCTATCTATGGAGGGATTCTTTGTTTGGTTCTTATGCTTTTAAATATCTTACAAtggccaaattttttcattcaagttTCTTTTCTCGGCTACACAGTTTTTTAAACCAACTATAAAAACAAGCTTTCCCTTTTAtaaactgttaaaaaatatgctGGTTAACATAGTTACTGTTGAGCGACTAAAATCGCAACGTTACTTTGCTTGAGAGCGTAATCTCCGacgcctttttttaaattaacttatTTGGCTTTTCTTCAAAGCTTGTATGACTTCTGCCCCCTTAATAATCCTAACTTCACGTCTATATTTTcatgtatattacaaaaaataaaaataacacatttaAGGCTTAATTGTTCCATATGAAATGGTAAATACTTGaagtattaacatttttttgacacacaccttcttttcgtcgatttcaaagctgcattcgacagtacgaaaaggcgtttcctgtatgccgcgatgtctgaatttggtatccgcccaaaactaatacggctatgcaagatgacgttgctcaataccagcagcgccatcagatttggaaaggacctctccgagtcgtttgataccaaacgaggtttcagacagggtgactcgctgtcgtgtgacttctttaacctgatgttggagagcatcgtacgagcgtAAGTTCTgcggcacaattttttataagagcggtcaattgttggcgtatgccgatgatattgacatcatcggctataacaaccgcgctgctagttctgccttttccaaagtggataaagaagcaaagcaaataggtctggtggtgaacgaagacaaaacgaagtacctcctgtcatcaaacaaacagtcggcgctctCGGCACCCTCGTCACTGtggacagttatgatttcgaggttgtagaagacttcgtgtatttaggaacctgcattaacaccgataacaatgtcagccttgacaTCCAACGCGGAATCTCTCTTGGCAACAAGttttactttggactaagtgggcaattgagcagtaaagtcctctctcgacgaacaaaactaacactctacaagactctcatcatgcccgtcctaatgtatggcgaagaagcttggacgatgacaatatctgaTGAAGCGACGCTAGGAGTGTTTGTTAGAAAGATTctacgcaagatttttggacctttgcacgttggcaacggcgaatatcgcaggcgatcgaccgatgagctgtatgagctttacgacgacatatacatagcgcagcgaataaagatccagcggctacgttggctgggtcatgtcgtccgaatggaaacaaacgctccggctctgaaagtattcgatgcggtaccagctggtggtagtagaggaagaggaaggcctcctctgcgttggaaagatcaggtggagaaggacttggcttcacttggtgtgtccaattggcgccggttagcacgagaaagaaacgactggcgcgctttgctaaacttggccaaaatcgcgtaagcggttattgctccaaataagaagaagaacacTTTGTACGAAAGAAAAAGCGTGAGGGGCTCTGTgacaaatttcattgaaatatattagtttttgctAGAGTTATTGTGCGCACGAACGCACGGACAGACGGGCAGACATAGCTAAGTCAATTCACTCGTCattctgaaaattttggtatacatacatataacattCAAACGTTTGTAGAAAATTATGTGTATAAAAAGAAGTATATGTAAAGTTGGCAGCAGCCGAACAAAACCTTTTATCTACATGTAAATGTACATTCTATAAGTACTTCTGCGTTTTTTGTGCTTGAAGTACACCGAATCCATAAGTAACCAGGAGACATAATTTTACTTACTTCTAATAGCTTGAAAGTCATGACTTTAAAAGCAAACCTCGATGGATACAGATCAAACAAATCACCTTAATGTCAAGTATCGACACGAAAGCAATCTCGTGGCTGTCTTTACTTTGCcgctatttgcaatttttctccaGCCAATGTATGTGCACATCAAAGACAAACATATACAGATATATTTAAGTGCACAAACATGAGCACACACGCATTTAGGTTGTCGTCTATaagattatatacatatgtaaatacatatatatattagggtgtgTCACAAAACCAAGTTGcagtttaaatttattatattttaagacatCCACCTAAATATGACGGAAAATTATTAGAATTTACGTGAGCTGGATTGGTTTgaaataccttctactcaaatatgaacgagaggttatcaataaaacggtccgcggatgacatatggcaaaaataacttttttgttttttggtaggactgttataagcttacatggcaaagttcagcgtgatatgtcacacagtttgttttctgtgctactgtaaacaagtcaagctcgagtgtgttcttcgaatttaacgatggaaattcaagttgaacaaagaatttgtttgaaattttgttattccaacaaaatttcggcttcagacgccttaaaaatgttgcagacaacttatgtggactctgctctatcgcgtgcacgtgttttccagtggtacaaatcattcaaagagggccgtacatcaacccaaaaaaccacgccaaagtcgctcaaaaattaaggttatgctgactgttttttttcgattacgaaggtgtggtgcactcggagttccttccgcaaggccgatcggttaacgctgaatattatttagacgttttaaagtgTTTGCGTGAggacattcgtcttaaaaggaaggaattgtgggacaacaagtcatagttcttgcatcacgataatgcaccagctcacacatcacgtcttgttcgcgattatttgaacaaaaataatgttaatatcgttctgcaagcaccgtattcgcctgatatggctccatgtgactttttcctgtttcccaagctcaagttgccgctccgtggaaaacattttgagacaattgaagtcataaaagagaattcgaagaacacactcgagcttgacttgtttacagtagtacagaaaacaaactatgtgacatatcacgctgaactttgctatgtaagcttataacagtcctaccaaaaacaataaaaaaattatttttggcatatatcatccgcggaccgttttattgataaagtctcgttcatatttgagtagaaggtacaacgactaacaaatcatcaaaatgaacaaatgcgcaaactaccacaatcggagaaattgagaaaacgaagattaaaacgattaactccaacagaactcacaatgtaacaaaacgaaaaaaaaagaacaaacaaaaaataataattacaacacttagataatattataatgtagcataatctaaagcaaaattgaatgtttatctagCATAGGTTGGAAaacaaagaattccaatactactttaaaaataattacttattgttaaaatttaacagattgtaatttaaaaagggaaataatgaaaaaaaattctttgcacCACACATAAGTTTTTATGCCACATAGCAAGCTTGATTGTATTTCGTATCATAAAATTGATGTCGCGTTTAAAAATGTTACGCGTTCTGTTTATGACCTCAAAAAATATCACCTCTTCTCTTtctcgaaaaacaaaatttttggatgCAACATCTTTGAATATATCGAAGAAGGAAACAATACACACTAATGATTTTccctaaatatttatatttgtcctcacaaaacagtcgacaacctccaaggtagccatgaaatgccgcacatctcttaacgagatggctgagtcatttcacctaaaggtaacatgggttcctggccatcgcgacattgagggtaatcgcccgtcaactttggccgactctaaatgctaaacgcacagaatctctgctaagccaaaataaacacagtcttagcacattgatctcagtcataacggggcactgcctaataggcagacacgcccaaaggatgggtgtgcaaacacatgacttctgtagaagttgtctagatgaggacgaggaagagacaatctcgcgcctactgtgccactgcctgggtagacaatttttttctgggtagacaattttttaatgagctagAAGACCTCAGtactatagaaatcagagatattttaaaatttttgaaaaacacacactggttgtaggagagatagggacaagctccccacgcggcatcacaatgggctatgagcctgagtgtgtcccacaggacaatcgcttcaacctaacctaacctaacctctttGAGTCTGTTTTTATTAATGCAGGGAGGCTCTGGACTTCCATTCCTGATACTGTTAAGGTGCAACTACAAAAGGATAATGCATAATTACTTTAATTCATACGAGGAATTTGATAGTAACTTAGCTTTTCTCTTTTCTCTATTTCGTTCTCCTTTTTTAACTACCTTTCTCTACCCTAAATTTAGTTATCAGGTTTCTATAATGTGAggaataataattttaactattggatgttaatttttatgaaatatttgtctGATGTTAGATTTAAGGTTTCATattattgggtgtttttttaactgcataAGAACTATCGATTTCAATAACTATGCTttggcagctgagaatggcaaattgtgttgacatttttgttcagtaagatttggcaaTCATCATGCATcctttaacgccagaacaacgcttccattTATGCAGCGAAGTCTTGAAGAATACACCGAAATGGCGATTCGTCGTCGGTCTCAGCTTGTTGGCTtctgtccttcgactacgtgaaAATACTATGTAAGGATCCTGGCTTGCGTGCCTATGAAATACAGcttgtgcaagaattgaagccaaatgaccattGTGTGCATTGCTCTTTGCTGATTGACCTCATTTAGATTTCTCATTCagatttatgattaaaaattggattgatgGAATGGACCATGTCACTCCTAGCTACGGCGGGCGTATGCcgaatatcatattaaaaaaataagtgctATGAAATTATCTGCCAGgttttttatagttattttaGGTACTCAAgttttaaaaaacaccctttacatggtgacgcaaaattaatcattcaattttgtttttgaataacttttttgctgaattaaaaaaagaaaggcTTTTGAGTGATCATTatcatcatagcatcacagttcggggtgaaccatttcttccgttacaattcgcctccacgtcactcgggcatcagcttttcgtttgatatcagaaATACCCATATGTCCAAAATCTCCATGATTTTTTCGGCCGGCCTCTTCTTCTGTCACCTTGTGGATTTATTTCGAAGCTCTTTTTTATAGCTCTATCGTTGCCCATTTGTAGAATGTCGCTGTACCATAGAATCCCTTGCGCTTTGATGTGCCTGATTACATTTGCACCCCTGATAAGTGTGTCTAACTCGTGATTTtgtgtgatggaaatctttattttgaccttttcgCGCTCTATAGCTTATCTGTTTGTGTACTGTAGCTGTCTAGTTTACAATTGTCAAACAGTGAGGATTtacgtacgacaccatttgcaaaaattacaaatcttttGATGGGGAGTTATTCAAGTTTTACTTTACTGTTCTtccaaaaaaagtcaaaagagTCATCAAAAATCATCATTATTTTCATTctgttgataaaattttcaaataacacagtcctgcgagggtgagtttctagaatggctgtacttgttttttgtagttttttatgcgctgaaaacgaatctgaccttcaaaatgctccatcacgtcaggatttttggtaaatgaagcctaaaaggtcaaaaaatggccattttagccatttttgataattttttttgggatagaaaatttttttttcaattttcgacgaaaaggtcgcatagtacaactctttagctttaaaacccactttttaaaattattgtacgatttttaaaaaaaaagttatgacattttgaaattaacagtttcagttacgtatacgttgggtataacgtctattggcgtaactgaaactgttaatttcaaaatgtcataacttttttttaaaaaatcgtacaataattttaaaaaatgggttttaaagctaaagagttgtactatgcgaccttttcgacctttctatcccaaaaaaaattaccaaaaatggctaaaatggccattttttgatcttttaggcttcatttaccaaaaatcctgacgtgatggaacattttgaaggtcagattcgttttcagcgcataaaaaactacaagaaacaagtacagccattctagaaactgaaaaaagttaaatttcgcaggcctgtgtaattttATGCAGTACTTTTAAGCCTAAACTTTTCTGTCATCTGAGGTATTTTGAGGTATATGATCGTTGCACCTTCCCCtttcactagaaaccggtcccagttcgctggcaacagcggtgcagtcaacatcgctccgcgcgtgaaagctgttttaacaCACTTgataggattttgcagtggcgaaaatgcagcaatcattggagcaacgttactcgatcaaattttgcgtaaagctaaacaaaacgagtactgaaaccattgggctacttaaggaggcttacggggagtaatctctgtccagtgcccgggttcggcccgttgtcaacaattggacccttcaacacgacaatgcgccggcacacgccgccttcctctgcacctctgcattggccaagatggggcttccggtgcttccccaccctcccgacaacccagacctgtcccctccggacttctacttgctcccgcgcctgaaaataaAGCTGAAGGAGAGGCGTTTcaactccatcgaggcgatccaaaaaactgtgacagccgaattgaacgcgattacggcggatgagtttaaaaaatgtttcttgcagCGGAAGGACCCCTACCAGcgatgtattgacgctcaagggtcctttttttaagaatattagttgtttaagccaaaaggttcaataaaactgcttaaaaaaaataaggctcattacttttcaatcaaaccctgtaataaattttgtaattccGTTGTAAAAACAGTACCGTTTCTTTGTTTGTATGGAgagtgatgcaccctaatgtatgtacatatgtatgtatttgcgaaTGTATCGTTACTTTAAATATCACGCTTACGACGTGACACAACTGCAACGCATGCATCGGCTGCAGCGAAGGGAGGGGAATGAGGTGGGTAAAGGTAAACATGGAATAGTCTTACATGCACCGCTGTGCACAGCCAGAATGAGTTTGTCACTTACTTGTCCAGATACTTTTCAATCTTCTCGTAGAGCGCTTGCCTCGTGCTGCGATGATGTCGTATATGAATGCGTTCCATGCGACTCAAATCCGGACCGACGATGCCGCTGCGACGATGGCGATGATGCGGCGTTGACTGTTGCTGTGCATGGTTGGTGCTGCTTGAGCTGTTCTTGCTGTTGTTATGTGTTGCTGCTGACATTGCAGTTGGAGGCTCATATGCTATGCTGCGCTTACCGAAAACCGGATAAATTCGATGTGTCCGTGCTGTGGCAGGTGGCTGTCGATAAAATCCGGATGCGGATCCTTTTTGCTGTTGTCtagctggttgttgttgttgttctaggcGTTGCCGTTGCACTGGCTGGCTAGTGCTGCTACTGTCAATACGTCTTGAGGGAATTGGTTTTCTACGCAATGAATTCGATAGTCTGTGAAAGGAAAACAaagtacgtacatatgcatgtgtgtgcgcgtgtgtgtgtaaatatgagcaaagaaaaagcaaaaattgtagtagaaaaatgtataaagtaTTCCAGAAAAAATGATACACTTTGAATGTGTAGCAACATAAGTTGAATTTGAGCAGCTGCAAGGCAgcgcatatttaaattttccactCCAGCATGCATGCAACATGTAGCAGGTaactatgtatgcatgtatgtgtgtagcgtGGGGTGACAGCTGATACTGCATTTTCACACACTTCACATCACATATCTGCAAGCACCACTCAACTGTAACggtttttataaattatcaACGCCCTTACCTCGCCGGCAAATTCCACCAAGGGTACTGGCCGTAGCCGCCTTGCATCGCTTGAGGTGTTTTGTAACCGTACACTGCGGATGGACGCCGTGGCTTTGGTGCCCACTTGCTGAAAGGATTCACTTTCAGTGAGCTCAACTTGTAACTCTtgttgatgtttttgtttttattccctttattgcttttattgctgcctcTATAGTAGTGATTGTCTTTACGTCGCCAATCATTCGGTCTTTCCTTGTAGTATCCACCAATTGGCGACGCCATTTGTTGCCGGTAGTAACTGTCTGCAGGCCGCTGCACCAGAGAATACTTGCCGTAGTTGTTGCTATCATATTTATTACTTCccttgtaataataatatttctgatgcattggtgcatGGAAAGCAGCGGGCAGCCGGCCTGCATCCGTGTAATAGTTTTTATAGTCACTCTTCTTTGCAGCAGGGCTTGTGCCCGTCATTACGTCGATGTAATTGGGCTGGAGGCTCTTTACAGCTTGCAATGCATACTGTTTCGTTGCGAGTGGCT
Coding sequences within:
- the LOC129247723 gene encoding uncharacterized protein LOC129247723; the protein is MHTFCIQKYLILYNALATLSPHLLQHQDQQDQPTATIIVSATIMKTTANTTHATTTVTTREFARATAAPAATRTASASTFVDEVLPHNDSVATTKLHAKAIDSSSMMNNKNNNTPNDFQQLLERKLQEEAKKDGIAAPPDRLLSRKRRYLIFPEGSSFQVVYDGIYGIPDFTNYLILGVTVALAWELPSKPQGEVIEEVSKRLRDGRVEVRRNDTTADIIYVDTKKNQPLATKQYALQAVKSLQPNYIDVMTGTSPAAKKSDYKNYYTDAGRLPAAFHAPMHQKYYYYKGSNKYDSNNYGKYSLVQRPADSYYRQQMASPIGGYYKERPNDWRRKDNHYYRGSNKSNKGNKNKNINKSYKLSSLKVNPFSKWAPKPRRPSAVYGYKTPQAMQGGYGQYPWWNLPARLSNSLRRKPIPSRRIDSSSTSQPVQRQRLEQQQQPARQQQKGSASGFYRQPPATARTHRIYPVFGKRSIAYEPPTAMSAATHNNSKNSSSSTNHAQQQSTPHHRHRRSGIVGPDLSRMERIHIRHHRSTRQALYEKIEKYLDKLEIKNSHQCILRALCETGQKSKEREPGTFVGEIMRAVFTIPEALDQDLLYNRIHYKDQRYDRANAFEGSCDKEYALCRQSLWETQFVK